The following proteins are co-located in the Hyalangium minutum genome:
- a CDS encoding LVIVD repeat-containing protein: protein MTRTLGAWACLTACALFCTGCPSEEPPKSNTPWPILEEPGDALDTGALAPCIHPTQVGSDCGELSRFNLSQCNRASLASAPAEGVFILKNRALTSASSTGGILFPGAMKLGSGTSPSILSGGLVSADSRSGDTFYLRRESTLPNGEPSLTAYAGCQLNNAQQLTGCYVVCRNGQVRSTGTFEAFRATRREGEQEAEGLQLGSESFIPLGLPVDIYVAKQHAYVVSVNSNGRTGGLSVFDVSTPGDVRFRRTVTMPGDSYWNGVWAKGDALYVASASRGVLVFDIRDPANPAFLRNVPGAPIDVHTVFVEGDRLYAMSPSPNSETLIFDITQPTQPVLLNRFSVPDGQTTGYPHDAFAYEGRLYINHWNLGYVIMDVTDPTKEKQLGRYAYANQTSHANAVGTLNGRTIAFEGGENFGAHLRVLDVTEPEAPVKIGELQLREQTSIHNMVLVGTRLYTAWYHEGVRVFDVSDPSQPKQLAYFNTFRETDFERGYSFYEGALGMRVPGDGYVYGVDSSRGLMIFREP, encoded by the coding sequence ATGACTCGTACCCTTGGCGCGTGGGCCTGCCTCACCGCTTGCGCCCTCTTCTGCACGGGCTGCCCCTCGGAGGAGCCGCCGAAGAGCAACACCCCCTGGCCCATCCTCGAAGAGCCCGGCGATGCGCTCGACACGGGCGCCCTGGCGCCGTGCATCCACCCCACCCAGGTGGGCAGCGACTGCGGAGAGCTGAGCCGCTTCAACCTGTCTCAGTGCAATCGCGCCTCGCTGGCCAGCGCTCCCGCCGAGGGCGTCTTCATCCTCAAGAACCGCGCGCTGACGTCAGCCTCCTCCACGGGCGGCATCCTGTTCCCCGGCGCGATGAAGCTGGGCAGCGGAACCAGCCCCAGCATCCTCTCGGGTGGCCTCGTCAGCGCGGACTCCCGGAGCGGAGACACCTTCTATCTCCGCCGCGAGTCCACCCTGCCCAACGGCGAACCCTCCCTGACGGCCTACGCGGGCTGCCAGCTCAACAACGCGCAGCAGCTCACCGGCTGCTACGTCGTCTGCCGCAACGGCCAGGTGCGCTCCACGGGCACCTTCGAGGCCTTCCGCGCCACCCGCCGCGAGGGCGAGCAGGAAGCCGAGGGCCTCCAGCTCGGCTCCGAGTCCTTCATCCCCCTGGGCCTGCCCGTGGACATCTACGTGGCGAAGCAGCACGCCTACGTGGTGTCGGTGAACTCGAACGGCCGCACCGGCGGCCTGTCCGTGTTCGACGTGTCGACCCCTGGCGACGTCCGCTTCCGGCGCACGGTGACGATGCCTGGGGACAGCTACTGGAACGGCGTGTGGGCCAAGGGCGACGCGCTCTACGTGGCCAGCGCGTCCCGCGGGGTGCTCGTCTTCGACATCCGCGATCCGGCCAACCCGGCGTTTCTGAGGAACGTGCCAGGCGCCCCCATCGACGTGCACACCGTCTTCGTGGAGGGGGACCGGCTGTACGCCATGTCCCCGAGCCCCAACAGCGAGACGCTCATCTTCGACATCACCCAGCCCACCCAGCCCGTGCTGCTCAACCGCTTCAGCGTGCCGGACGGGCAGACCACGGGCTACCCCCATGACGCGTTCGCATACGAGGGGCGGCTCTACATCAACCACTGGAACCTGGGTTACGTCATCATGGACGTCACCGACCCCACGAAGGAGAAGCAGCTGGGCAGGTACGCGTACGCGAACCAGACCAGCCACGCCAACGCGGTGGGCACCCTCAACGGTCGCACCATCGCCTTCGAGGGCGGTGAGAACTTCGGCGCGCACCTGCGCGTGCTGGACGTGACGGAGCCCGAGGCGCCGGTGAAGATCGGCGAGCTCCAGCTGCGCGAGCAGACCTCCATCCACAACATGGTGCTGGTGGGCACCCGGCTCTACACCGCGTGGTACCACGAGGGCGTGCGGGTGTTCGATGTGTCCGACCCCTCGCAGCCGAAGCAGCTCGCGTACTTCAACACCTTCCGGGAGACGGACTTCGAGCGCGGCTACAGCTTCTACGAAGGCGCGCTCGGCATGCGCGTGCCTGGGGACGGGTATGTGTACGGGGTGGACAGCTCGCGCGGTCTGATGATCTTCCGTGAGCCGTGA
- a CDS encoding response regulator, translated as MAERGVAEEMAQALATVRDGFRTSASERVAQLRRHADAWKAGTPGAASQFAQTAHSTRGSASTLGFTEVARLCAELEKLAEGGDTAFSPRIPGLLQSLQEAFSHPPSTLPLVPHRPRVLVRLADAHLASELALHLETLGMDAVAAASEEESVRILTSERPVERVVVGPAVPTSLRAALRSLNTPPPVVLLAPAADVRSVPREGIDAVMSIATPPPALARDIVSIQRASPARYRVLAVDEDSTVLAAARAVLEAASMEVVTLNDARNLFSSLQRHHPDLLLLDVAMSSVDGFELLTQLRADPAWRSLIVVFHSARDSSGDRVRAFQLGVDDYLIKPVEPAELRLRLMAHLQRRTLQRAASDPNAQAPRVERPTTGGSRLENTPTPRLPGAATPSRPVLPATQLTRPPIPTKDPLSTTPSTPRPTQPSTGPLTPPVRSPTPPGEAAAAPARPITGSRPTVEGAQTRSHRILVADDEPALRRVLQRLLEAEGYVVETVTDGEEALSRLLNPALTPVDLLLLDVHMPRRSGIEVLKALREASSPVRALVLSARIRDEDVMKLYNEGAVDFVAKPFSIHTLLARVTRLLPQRT; from the coding sequence ATGGCCGAGCGTGGTGTCGCAGAAGAGATGGCGCAGGCCCTCGCGACGGTCCGCGATGGCTTTCGTACCAGCGCGTCCGAACGCGTGGCGCAGTTGCGCCGCCATGCCGACGCGTGGAAGGCCGGCACTCCCGGTGCCGCCTCCCAGTTCGCCCAGACCGCGCACTCCACCCGAGGCAGCGCCAGCACGCTCGGCTTCACCGAGGTGGCCCGGCTCTGCGCCGAGCTCGAGAAGCTCGCCGAGGGCGGCGACACGGCCTTCTCTCCCCGGATTCCCGGCCTCCTCCAGTCCCTTCAGGAGGCCTTCTCCCATCCGCCCAGCACCCTCCCGCTGGTGCCCCACCGGCCTCGCGTGCTGGTGCGCCTGGCGGACGCGCACCTGGCCAGCGAGCTCGCCCTGCACCTCGAGACGCTCGGCATGGACGCCGTGGCCGCCGCCTCCGAAGAAGAGTCGGTGCGCATCCTCACCTCCGAGCGCCCCGTGGAGCGCGTCGTGGTGGGCCCCGCCGTCCCCACCTCGCTGCGCGCCGCCCTGCGCTCGCTGAACACCCCTCCGCCCGTCGTCCTGCTCGCGCCCGCCGCGGACGTCCGCTCCGTGCCTCGCGAGGGCATTGACGCAGTCATGTCCATCGCCACGCCGCCCCCGGCGCTGGCCCGCGACATCGTCTCCATCCAGCGCGCCAGCCCCGCGCGCTACCGCGTGCTCGCCGTGGATGAGGACTCGACCGTGCTCGCCGCGGCCCGCGCCGTGCTCGAGGCCGCCAGCATGGAGGTGGTGACGCTCAACGACGCGCGCAACCTCTTCTCCAGCCTCCAGCGCCACCACCCGGACCTGCTCCTGCTGGATGTGGCCATGTCCTCGGTGGATGGCTTCGAGCTGCTCACCCAGCTGCGCGCGGACCCCGCGTGGCGCAGCCTCATCGTCGTCTTCCACTCCGCCCGGGACTCCTCGGGAGACCGCGTGCGCGCCTTCCAGCTCGGCGTGGATGACTACCTCATCAAGCCCGTGGAGCCCGCCGAGCTGCGCCTGCGCCTCATGGCCCACCTGCAGCGCCGCACCCTGCAGCGTGCCGCCAGCGACCCCAACGCCCAGGCCCCGCGCGTGGAGCGCCCCACCACCGGTGGCTCGCGCCTGGAGAACACGCCCACCCCGCGGCTGCCCGGCGCGGCCACGCCTTCGCGCCCGGTCCTCCCCGCCACACAGCTCACCCGGCCCCCGATTCCCACCAAGGATCCCCTCTCCACCACCCCCTCCACCCCGCGCCCCACGCAGCCTTCCACCGGGCCCCTTACGCCGCCAGTCCGCTCCCCCACGCCCCCGGGCGAGGCTGCCGCGGCCCCGGCTCGCCCCATCACAGGTTCGCGTCCGACGGTGGAGGGCGCTCAGACCCGCTCGCACCGCATCCTCGTGGCCGACGATGAGCCCGCGCTGCGCCGGGTGCTCCAGCGGCTGCTCGAGGCCGAGGGCTACGTGGTGGAGACCGTCACCGACGGTGAGGAGGCCCTGTCCCGGCTGCTCAACCCCGCGCTCACGCCCGTGGACCTGCTGCTGCTGGACGTGCACATGCCGCGGCGCTCGGGCATCGAGGTGCTCAAGGCGCTGCGCGAGGCCTCCTCGCCCGTGCGGGCCCTCGTCCTCTCCGCGCGCATCCGCGATGAGGACGTGATGAAGCTGTACAACGAAGGCGCCGTGGACTTCGTGGCCAAGCCCTTCTCCATCCATACGCTGCTGGCGCGCGTCACCCGCCTGCTCCCGCAGCGGACGTAA
- a CDS encoding AAA family ATPase has product MTVTRLEIAGYRSVRRLVLPVHPVTVVVGPNGSGKTNLYRALYLLQAAAEGRLARTLAEEGGTPSVVWAGPREAKKPVRLTVGVTLEDELAYELSCGIIPPDPSQASLFSLDPEVKEEHLWALSGGRRAVLMERKDRTAFLRDSEGQRVTFPTQLWEAESVLDQLAEPQRFPRLAEVQRTLKSWRFFHQFRTDLEAPARQPQIGVRTTALAHDGRDLAAALRTIQEIGDVRGLAKALDDAFPGARLEIEAPQGRFSLLLRMPGLNRPMTAGELSDGTLRYLCLLAALMSPRPPPFVALNEPETSLHPDLLGPLARLIVDASKHSQIWVTTHADVLAEAISRKTGYEPVRLVKNAGATEVADTAAREEE; this is encoded by the coding sequence ATGACAGTGACGCGGTTGGAGATAGCGGGGTACCGCTCGGTGAGGCGGCTGGTGTTGCCTGTGCACCCGGTGACAGTGGTGGTGGGGCCGAACGGAAGCGGGAAGACGAACTTGTACCGGGCGCTGTACCTGCTGCAGGCGGCGGCGGAGGGCCGGCTGGCGCGGACGTTGGCGGAGGAGGGTGGGACTCCGAGTGTGGTGTGGGCGGGGCCGCGTGAGGCGAAGAAGCCGGTGCGGCTGACGGTGGGAGTGACGCTGGAGGACGAGCTGGCCTACGAGCTGAGCTGCGGAATCATCCCGCCGGATCCGTCGCAGGCGTCGCTGTTCTCGTTGGATCCGGAGGTGAAGGAGGAGCACCTGTGGGCGCTGTCGGGGGGACGGCGCGCGGTGCTGATGGAGCGCAAGGACCGCACGGCGTTCCTGAGGGACTCGGAGGGGCAGCGGGTGACGTTTCCGACGCAGCTGTGGGAAGCGGAGTCGGTGTTGGATCAGCTGGCCGAGCCGCAGCGGTTCCCCCGGTTGGCGGAGGTGCAGCGGACGTTGAAGTCGTGGCGCTTCTTCCACCAGTTCCGGACAGACCTGGAGGCACCGGCGCGGCAGCCGCAGATTGGGGTGAGGACGACGGCGCTGGCGCATGACGGGAGAGACCTGGCGGCGGCGCTGAGGACGATCCAGGAGATTGGGGATGTGCGGGGGTTGGCGAAGGCGCTGGACGACGCGTTCCCGGGAGCGCGCCTGGAGATCGAGGCACCGCAGGGGCGCTTCAGCCTGTTGCTGCGGATGCCGGGGCTGAACCGGCCGATGACGGCGGGCGAGCTGTCGGACGGGACGCTGCGCTATCTCTGTCTGTTGGCGGCGCTGATGAGCCCGAGGCCACCGCCGTTCGTGGCGTTGAACGAGCCGGAGACGAGCCTGCACCCGGACCTACTGGGGCCACTGGCGAGGCTCATCGTGGACGCGTCGAAGCACAGCCAGATCTGGGTGACGACGCACGCGGACGTGCTGGCGGAGGCCATCTCGCGGAAGACGGGCTACGAGCCGGTGCGGCTGGTGAAGAACGCGGGAGCCACGGAGGTGGCGGACACGGCGGCGCGAGAAGAAGAGTGA
- the tkt gene encoding transketolase, with product MTTDTLDLQCINTLRTLAMDAVEKAHSGHPGAPMALAPVAYQLWQQELRYDPSGPIWPNRDRFILSNGHASMLLYGLLHLSGVRRVTRDYRVEEVPTISMEDLQKFRQLDSVTPGHPEYRWTSGVETTTGPLGQGVSNSVGMAIASRWLGATYNRPGFTLFDYDVWAVCGDGDLMEGVASEAASIAGHLQLPNLCWIYDSNRISIDGSTDLAFTEDVGKRFEAYGWRVLHVDDANDLAALSKAYRTFKEQRGKPTLIIVKSQIGYGSPKKQGTAAAHGEPLGAEEIKAAKKNYGWPEDAQFLVPDGVRERFQERLGARGKQLRTEWEKTFAEYKKQHPDLADQLERMQRRELPEGWDKELPTFAADAKGVATRESSGKVLNALAKHHPWVLGGSADLNPSTKTYLGFSGPMKPGDPSGRNIHFGVREHVMGSIVNGLALSKLRAYGATFLIFSDYQRPAIRLSAIMEVPAIHIFTHDSIGLGEDGPTHQPVEQLPSLRAIPGLIVLRPADANEVTEAWRIIAQQKSHPVALVLTRQAVPTLDRTKYAPASGVAKGAYVLSDSEGTPDVILIGTGSEVHLCLEASAKLKAEGVKARVVSMPSWELFDQQDEAYKQSVLPDAVRARVAVEQAEVFGWERWVGLRGSVVGMRSFGASAPLKALLQKFGFTVDNVVKEAKETIAKAKQ from the coding sequence ATGACGACCGACACGCTGGATCTGCAGTGCATCAATACGCTCCGCACCCTGGCCATGGATGCGGTGGAGAAAGCTCACTCGGGGCACCCAGGCGCACCCATGGCGCTGGCCCCGGTGGCCTATCAGCTGTGGCAGCAAGAGCTGCGCTACGACCCGTCCGGTCCCATCTGGCCCAACCGGGACCGCTTCATCCTCTCCAACGGCCACGCCTCCATGCTGCTGTACGGGCTGTTGCACCTGTCGGGTGTTCGCCGGGTGACGCGCGACTACCGCGTGGAGGAGGTGCCCACCATCTCCATGGAGGACCTCCAGAAGTTCCGCCAGCTGGACAGCGTCACTCCGGGCCACCCCGAGTACCGGTGGACCAGCGGCGTGGAGACCACCACCGGTCCGCTGGGCCAGGGCGTCTCCAACAGCGTGGGCATGGCCATTGCCTCGCGGTGGCTGGGCGCCACGTACAACCGGCCGGGCTTCACGCTGTTCGACTATGACGTGTGGGCCGTGTGCGGCGACGGTGACTTGATGGAGGGCGTGGCCAGCGAGGCGGCCTCCATCGCCGGGCACCTGCAGCTGCCCAACCTGTGTTGGATCTACGACTCGAACCGCATCTCCATTGATGGCAGCACGGACCTGGCCTTCACCGAGGACGTGGGCAAGCGCTTCGAGGCCTACGGCTGGCGCGTGCTGCACGTGGACGACGCGAACGATTTGGCGGCGCTCTCGAAGGCGTACCGCACCTTCAAGGAGCAGCGCGGCAAGCCCACGCTCATCATCGTCAAGAGCCAGATTGGCTACGGCTCGCCCAAGAAGCAGGGCACCGCGGCGGCGCACGGCGAGCCGCTGGGCGCCGAGGAAATCAAGGCCGCCAAGAAGAACTACGGCTGGCCCGAGGACGCGCAGTTCCTCGTGCCCGACGGCGTGCGCGAGCGCTTCCAGGAGCGGCTGGGCGCCCGGGGCAAGCAGCTTCGCACGGAGTGGGAGAAGACGTTCGCCGAGTACAAGAAGCAACATCCGGACCTGGCGGATCAGCTCGAGCGCATGCAGCGGCGGGAGCTGCCCGAGGGCTGGGACAAGGAGCTGCCCACCTTCGCGGCGGATGCGAAGGGCGTGGCCACGCGCGAGTCGAGCGGCAAGGTGCTCAACGCGCTGGCGAAGCACCACCCGTGGGTTCTGGGGGGCTCGGCGGACCTGAACCCGTCCACGAAGACGTACCTGGGCTTCTCGGGGCCGATGAAGCCGGGGGACCCCAGCGGGCGCAACATCCACTTCGGGGTGCGCGAGCACGTGATGGGCTCCATCGTGAACGGCCTGGCGCTGAGCAAGCTGCGCGCGTACGGGGCCACGTTCCTCATCTTCAGCGACTACCAGCGCCCGGCCATCCGGCTCTCCGCCATCATGGAGGTGCCAGCCATCCACATCTTCACGCATGACTCGATCGGCCTGGGCGAGGACGGACCCACGCACCAGCCGGTGGAGCAGCTCCCCAGCCTGCGCGCCATCCCGGGCCTCATCGTCCTGCGGCCCGCGGACGCCAACGAGGTGACGGAGGCCTGGCGCATCATCGCCCAGCAGAAGAGCCACCCGGTGGCGCTGGTGCTCACGCGGCAGGCCGTGCCCACGCTGGACCGGACGAAGTACGCACCGGCCTCGGGAGTGGCCAAGGGCGCTTATGTGCTCTCGGACTCCGAGGGCACACCCGATGTCATCCTCATCGGCACGGGCAGCGAGGTGCATCTGTGCCTGGAGGCCTCCGCGAAGCTCAAGGCCGAGGGCGTGAAGGCGCGGGTGGTGAGCATGCCCTCGTGGGAGCTCTTCGATCAGCAGGACGAGGCCTACAAGCAGTCCGTGCTGCCGGACGCCGTGCGCGCGCGAGTGGCGGTGGAGCAGGCAGAGGTGTTCGGCTGGGAGCGCTGGGTGGGGCTGCGCGGCTCCGTGGTGGGCATGCGCTCCTTCGGAGCCTCCGCACCGCTCAAGGCCCTGCTGCAGAAGTTCGGCTTCACCGTGGACAACGTGGTGAAGGAGGCCAAGGAGACCATCGCCAAGGCCAAGCAGTAG
- a CDS encoding MASE1 domain-containing protein: MQTEFMVRRWHPLARLAVFALLYPALVWIGRKLCFPSVHAAPVWFPSGLVLAALLVTRLRHWPVVALAAIALGTLSPHPNQPWWLTLLSSTCGALEGVLGAFLMRRFVGHRTDLHRVRDVIGLVTLAAGVSALLTSQLAVGLRSLAKPDAWEQYGRTWEVVWLSDAMGILVLTPLLLIWLQDCKDWPSRRRWELGALVLVLGLASDAIFSVKLSEQWTFHPLIYLAFPFILWAALRFEGHGTTAATLILSAVAIWHTDRDLGPFARPEPGVPPSVRASSSEDPENGTPSLFLLQSFLGAISISGMLLAAALGERRRAQLKVSALNQELRQSLDILAKTQSELVARERMAALGELAATMAHEVRNPLGAIANCVSTLRRLPSQRSSPPEQELLGIMSEEVQRLDALIHGLLDFARPAQPQPRPEPLQPLVEEALSAALRSQNTGVPITVRRQVAPGLPPALVDAQQLHMALSNLFTNALQAMPVGGDLQIRIEHEQGAGASRLRLSISDTGVGMTPETQQRIFEPFFTTRAQGTGLGLPIVRRIIESHSGDVAVESAPGLGTTFTVRLPCD; encoded by the coding sequence TTGCAGACTGAGTTCATGGTGAGGCGCTGGCACCCGCTGGCGCGCCTGGCGGTCTTCGCCCTGCTGTATCCGGCTCTGGTGTGGATAGGGCGCAAGCTGTGCTTTCCCTCCGTGCATGCCGCCCCCGTGTGGTTTCCCAGTGGCCTCGTGCTCGCGGCGCTGCTGGTCACCCGCCTCCGTCACTGGCCCGTGGTGGCCCTCGCGGCCATCGCGCTGGGGACCCTTTCGCCCCACCCGAACCAGCCCTGGTGGCTCACCCTCCTGAGCTCCACCTGTGGTGCACTCGAGGGGGTGTTGGGCGCTTTTCTCATGCGGCGCTTCGTGGGGCACCGCACCGATCTGCACCGGGTGCGCGACGTCATCGGGCTGGTGACGCTGGCCGCCGGGGTGAGCGCTCTGCTGACCTCGCAGCTCGCCGTGGGCCTCCGCTCGCTGGCCAAGCCGGACGCCTGGGAGCAGTACGGACGGACCTGGGAGGTGGTCTGGCTGAGCGATGCCATGGGCATCCTCGTGCTCACGCCGCTGCTGCTCATCTGGCTGCAGGACTGCAAGGACTGGCCCTCGCGGCGCCGGTGGGAGCTGGGGGCGCTCGTGCTGGTGCTGGGCCTGGCCTCCGACGCCATCTTCAGCGTGAAGCTCTCGGAGCAGTGGACCTTTCACCCCCTCATCTACCTGGCCTTTCCCTTCATCCTCTGGGCCGCCCTGCGCTTCGAGGGCCACGGCACCACCGCCGCCACCCTGATCCTCTCGGCCGTCGCCATCTGGCACACCGACCGCGACCTGGGCCCCTTCGCCCGGCCGGAGCCCGGCGTGCCCCCGAGCGTGCGCGCGTCCTCCTCCGAGGATCCGGAGAACGGCACCCCGAGCCTCTTCCTGCTCCAGTCGTTCCTCGGAGCCATCAGCATCTCCGGCATGCTGCTGGCCGCCGCGCTCGGCGAGCGGCGCCGCGCCCAGCTCAAGGTGTCCGCGCTCAACCAGGAGCTGCGTCAGTCGTTGGACATCCTCGCCAAGACACAGTCGGAGCTGGTGGCGCGCGAGCGGATGGCGGCACTGGGCGAGCTGGCCGCCACCATGGCCCACGAGGTGCGCAACCCCCTGGGCGCCATCGCCAACTGCGTCTCCACCCTGCGCCGCCTGCCCAGCCAACGCTCGAGCCCGCCGGAGCAGGAGCTGCTCGGCATCATGAGCGAGGAGGTTCAGCGGCTGGACGCGCTCATCCACGGGCTGCTGGACTTCGCCCGGCCCGCGCAGCCTCAACCTCGCCCCGAGCCGCTCCAGCCCCTGGTGGAAGAGGCACTCTCCGCGGCGCTGCGCTCCCAGAACACCGGCGTGCCCATCACCGTGCGGCGCCAGGTGGCACCGGGCCTGCCGCCAGCGCTGGTGGACGCGCAGCAGCTGCACATGGCCCTGTCCAACCTCTTCACCAATGCCCTGCAGGCCATGCCCGTGGGAGGCGACCTCCAGATTCGCATCGAGCACGAGCAGGGAGCGGGCGCCTCGCGCCTGAGGCTGTCCATCTCCGACACCGGCGTGGGCATGACGCCGGAGACTCAGCAGCGCATCTTCGAGCCGTTCTTCACCACGCGGGCCCAGGGCACCGGGCTGGGGCTGCCCATCGTCCGGCGCATCATCGAGAGCCACTCGGGCGACGTGGCAGTGGAGAGCGCCCCGGGCCTGGGCACCACCTTCACCGTGCGGCTGCCCTGCGACTAG
- a CDS encoding serine hydrolase domain-containing protein produces the protein MSAPRRTALRWAVNAAVALVGALVALRAGRWVGALGTNTVLAALPVLLLVVGVPPLSVVGAEAWVGPRLEPGRPRWGRAVGAAIAAQVLMLVGAVWAGASARRLGDVALLALVEAVVLATVVTKVARPAALVLLMALVSVPRLAGAACPERAEWPTKEWSTGTLPAGREEALKAFEDYAFTLEGQDEERKGVRTDGVVLIHHGRLVYERYARGFKPEQRHLGWSMSKSVTNAFTALAVAHGVLTLDDSICKHVKATNEAACAITVRHLLEFGSGLDWKEGYENGSLQTSSVLAMLYGEGRRDMVAFITAHALRDKPGTSWEYSSGDTTLLAGVVGAAMKPRFGDGWEWKLLLDKVGVRSAVFERDGKGVLVGSSLMHATPRDWAKLGFFFLNDGCWEGERLLPEGWMAASVAVSEPLKQKRVDWDPGDVQGRQFWLNRRVPGLQDEKPWPDVPEEAFAMRGHWSQSVTLIPSLDLIVVRMADDRNPGFDFNTFVKRAIALVEGTP, from the coding sequence TTGAGCGCTCCTCGAAGGACTGCGCTGCGGTGGGCCGTGAACGCGGCCGTGGCGCTGGTGGGAGCGCTGGTGGCGCTGCGGGCGGGCCGGTGGGTGGGCGCGCTGGGCACCAACACGGTGCTGGCCGCGCTGCCGGTGTTGCTCCTCGTGGTGGGGGTGCCTCCGCTCTCCGTGGTGGGTGCGGAGGCCTGGGTGGGCCCGCGCCTGGAGCCGGGGAGGCCGCGCTGGGGACGGGCGGTGGGAGCGGCCATCGCCGCCCAGGTGCTGATGCTGGTGGGCGCGGTGTGGGCGGGCGCCTCGGCGCGGAGGCTCGGGGACGTGGCGCTGCTGGCGTTGGTGGAGGCGGTGGTGCTGGCCACGGTGGTGACGAAGGTGGCCCGGCCGGCCGCGCTGGTGCTGCTCATGGCGCTCGTCTCGGTGCCGAGGCTGGCCGGGGCGGCGTGTCCGGAGCGCGCGGAGTGGCCCACGAAGGAGTGGTCCACCGGGACGCTGCCCGCCGGGCGCGAAGAGGCGCTCAAGGCCTTCGAGGACTACGCCTTCACGCTGGAGGGCCAGGACGAGGAGCGCAAGGGGGTGCGCACGGACGGGGTGGTGCTCATCCACCACGGGCGCCTGGTGTACGAGCGCTATGCGCGCGGCTTCAAGCCGGAGCAGCGGCACTTGGGCTGGTCCATGTCCAAGAGCGTGACGAACGCGTTCACGGCGCTGGCGGTGGCCCACGGCGTGCTGACGCTGGACGACTCCATCTGCAAGCACGTGAAGGCGACGAACGAGGCCGCGTGCGCCATCACCGTGCGCCACCTGCTCGAGTTCGGCTCGGGGCTGGATTGGAAGGAGGGCTACGAGAACGGCTCGCTGCAGACGTCCTCGGTGCTGGCGATGCTCTACGGCGAGGGGCGCCGGGACATGGTGGCCTTCATCACCGCGCACGCGCTGAGGGACAAGCCCGGCACGAGCTGGGAGTACTCCTCGGGAGACACCACACTGCTGGCCGGGGTGGTGGGCGCGGCGATGAAGCCCCGCTTCGGCGACGGGTGGGAGTGGAAGCTGCTGCTGGACAAGGTGGGCGTGCGCAGCGCGGTCTTCGAGCGCGATGGGAAGGGCGTGCTGGTGGGCTCCTCGCTGATGCACGCCACGCCGCGCGACTGGGCGAAGCTGGGCTTCTTCTTCCTCAATGATGGGTGCTGGGAGGGCGAGCGGCTGCTGCCCGAGGGGTGGATGGCCGCCTCGGTGGCTGTCTCCGAGCCCCTGAAGCAGAAGCGCGTGGACTGGGATCCGGGCGACGTGCAGGGCCGCCAGTTCTGGCTCAACCGCCGCGTGCCGGGCTTGCAGGACGAGAAGCCCTGGCCGGACGTCCCCGAGGAGGCCTTCGCCATGCGAGGCCACTGGAGCCAGTCCGTCACCCTCATCCCCTCGTTGGATCTGATCGTGGTGCGCATGGCGGATGACCGCAACCCAGGCTTCGACTTCAACACCTTCGTCAAGCGGGCCATCGCCCTGGTGGAGGGCACGCCATGA